AGCCTGGCTCTTCTTTCATGGgccaggacccaggctggggtggaggggaactCGTCCCCAGatggcagagccctgggcactgaaggggcagctggggacacTGGAGAGGCAGTGAGGGGGAAGCTGGGCGTGCTGCGGGGACAcagagggggcagtggggggacgCTAAGGGGGAACTGGGGGTGCACTGAGTGAGTGCATGGAAGAGGCAGTTAGGGCACATGGGGGGCAATGAGGGACGCTGAGGAGGCATGGAGGGTGCACTGGGGACTCACTGAGAGGCACTTAGGGCACTGGGGGCACTAAGGATGCACTGGAAGCACACTTAGGGTGCACTGGGGGCTCACTGAGATGGCACTGGGCACTAAGGGTGCACTGGAGGCACACTGAGGGTGCACTGGGAACACTAAGTGTGGGGGGTTGCACCAGGGGCACTAAGAGTGCACTGGAGTTGCACTGGGTGCTCActgaagtggcagtggggggcactagGGGTGTACTGGAAGCACACTGGGGTGCCCTGGGGACACTGAGACAGTGGGGCACTGAGGTGGCACTAAGCATGCACTGGGGTTGCACTGGGGGCTCACTGAGGTGGCAGCGGGGGCACTAAGGGTGCACTGGAAGCACGCGGAGGGTGCACTAGGAGCACTAAGTGTGGGGGGGCACGTAGGGGCGCACGGGCGGCAGCCGCGTGGGCACAccgaggctgcagcaggcaggcgggcgggcggggcggtgCCGGCCGCAGGGCGCTCCCCCGCACGTTCCGGCCGCAGCCGCCGGCGGctcgggcgggcgggcggggggagcTGAGCGGAGCAGAGCGGTGTCCGCCACGTGAGGCTCATGTGACggcaaccctccctccctcctcctcctccccccgcccgccgccgccgccgccagaCGTGCCCGGAGTCACAGGGTAGAACACGTCGCTCCATCCACCCACCCGCTCCCATTTAACCCAGCCTGCCGCCTCCCCCGGACTCCTCACTCGCTCGCTCAGTCGCTGCCGACCGCGGCGGAGCGGCATGCCCGGCCCGCGCTGAGTCGAGCCGCCCGCTGCACCGGCCCCAGCCAccgccagccccggccccgccgcgccgcgccgcgccgcagcACCAGCCCTCCTCGCCCGGCCATGGAGAGGATCCCCAGCGCCCAGCCCCCGCCCGTGTGCCTGGGCAAGCTGCCCGCCCTGGACAGCCCCGACATGCCCGGGTAAGCCCCGGCCCTGCGGATGCCCCCAGCCGGGCACGGGCTTGAACCTGACCCCGGGgcggagggggctgcagcagggacggGGCTTGAACTTCGATTAAAATTAACGCCGCTTTGTTCTCCCCCTGTGCGCAGGCTGGACTTCGCCCACATGTACCAGGTCTACAAGCCCCGGCGAGGCTTGAAAAGGAGCGAGGACAGCAAGGTAAGAGGAGCCCGCCTCGCCCGCGCCATCCACTAGAGAGCTGGCGCTGGCCGCCCGGATTTGGGGCGGCCGGGGGTGCCCTTTTGCTAGCGCGCGCACAAGGGTGGGAGAGAAGCCCGGACAGCTTGCCTTGCCCTGCCTCCAGGTTTCTTGGAGGTGGGACGGTTGCGCTTGGCGTAACCCGCGTCTCCTGCAGCGGGGGAAGGAGGGCAACCGAGTTTTGCAGGAGTTGAGCGATGCTTCTGCAAGGGATGAAGCCAGTCGAGCTCCCTGGTGACATCGCCGGGAGGTCGCGTTTTAGTTTCTAGATCATTTCTGATCGCTGTGTCTCTCCATGGTGCTAGGGACTCATTTGGGATCTGGGCTGACTGACTTAGCCACCTTTCTCTCCCCGCTGTTGGTTTGCAGGAGACCTACAAGCTGCCCCACAGGCTGATAGAAAAGAAAAGGCGGGATAGGATTAACGAGTGCATCGCCCAACTGAAAGATCTCTTACCAGAACATCTCAAACTTACAGTAAGTGAAAATCTGGCTACTGGCCAAGCTCCTCTTCCTTTTTGGGGTGCGTGCGGGTCTCCTGGATTTCTGTGCAAGTAAACGTGCCATCTAGAGGCTTCCTTTGAGCACTGCAGCATAGGCTGGGAAAGGCTGAGATTTGGCTGGAGTTGCCACTTTGATCTTCCTTTAGCATTAGATTTCCTTGCAAAGGCAGTGAATTTCTATACCAATGCCTGTAATGCAGTAGGGAGGGAGAAAGATAAGACCTGAGCTGCTGCTATGGTAAAATCGGGCCTCTTGTAAAGGTCATTAATGCACGCTTGAATTTTAACATCGTTCGGCAAAGGTTTGGGCATTTCCTTTTGGATCTTGGAAATGCTTCATGCTGCTCTTTGCAAAGTAGGACCAGATGCCAGTTACTAGACGATCCCTAATTTATCCCACAGTCCGGTCCTTTTAGATTTTGTTTCAATGCTACCTACTGCCAAGTTTTAAATGATTTGCTACATTCACATAGTGGAGTAGATATTCAAGGTAGCAACCTCTCCTGCTGTAGCATTCGGGACTTCTGGTTTTCAAAATATGAGTGTTAAGGGGCTGGGGGttttttaagtatatttttaTCGCAGAACTTTATTGGGGAAAGCTATTTTGGTTGCTACTTTGCAGGTTTCCCCTCTCCTGTCGCTGTTCAAAAGAACCCTTGATTGGAGTCCCTGGTGTTAAGGTCACGATACCGGCAGGAGTAGCAGAACAGATAAATAAGATACTTTCCTCCAAGCTATGTAGTTGGTCCCAAAATACTCATAAGACATAACTACAGCTTTCTCTGCAGCCAGCAccaccttgtttttttttttatggcttaCATAAACTGTGGAGTCAGAGCCACTTATTATTCAGGATAAAAGATTTTGCAGAGTAAGGACACTGTTAGCTCTCTCCCATGGCAGTAACTCTCTTTCATTTCATCAGAACTGTACTTATGTGTCCTTTTGTTTCCAGACTTTAGGTCACTTGGAGAAGGCAGTGGTTCTTGAACTTACCTTGAAACACGTGAAAGCGCTGACCAATCTcatagagcagcagcagcagaaaataaTTGCATTACAGAGTGGTTTACAAGCTGGTGAGTATTCAAGTCATGCTTGTATCACGTGAGAGTCCTAGTGTGCAGAGCAAACTCGCTTTCAGCTCCTTTGAAATATGGGTGACTTACGAGACTAGGTTTTGGAGAAGGGACATGTAAGCACATTCCCCCACTCCTTTAGTTACTCCTGCACCCTTCTCCCTGCAGCATGTATGTGTGCCCACATGCAGAAAAGATGCCCTATTTGGTTCATTTATACTtggccatgatttttttttcatttttcagttcaactgaatattaaaatatttcatttggaaGTACATTTTTACTGGGCGGCCTAATCCAAAGATACACTGGCCagaatctttccattgatttgatgagcttttacattttttatttattttttttctcaaacaGACGAAAGCATCTGTTTAACCCACACTTTTTTGGTCTCTCCAGTAATCAGTTTGCCTACCCTTCGCAGCTTGAGGGGGAACCAGTCTAAAGGGCTTAATGATGTTCTAAATCTGTTTCGTACCTCCTTCTTTTCCGGCATTTGGTTGCATCTGGTAGGATAAAATCAGCTTTTCTAAGAAGGCTGCTACTCTTTCCACAGCCACGGGGTGTGCAGTAGAGTTACACAGCCAGAGCTGGCGTCACTTGTCAAAGTTTAAGCCCAGTCCTCCCTGGGGTCTGGAACTGAGGGGGAAAGTTTGAActcttgcacttttttttttttccgatgGCTGTGGAATAGGTGTTTTCCTGATGAGTCTTTTTTGCTGTTCTTCTCAAACTAGCATCTGATTGCCACATATAATGAGTTGAAAAGTGAAACTTGTATGTGAAGACTCATTCTTAGATGGATATGGTAAAAATGGGTATTCAGCTTGACCGTAGCGTGAAGTCAGATTCACTTACCTAGTTTCTTTGTAATGGATGCTTAATATGGAGGCCCAGTGTCTTCTGACCAATGCGCTGTGATGATGATAATGGAACTATTTAGCACtttgttaatttttaatttgtttctgttAATGTTTCCTCAGGTGACCTGTCATCAAGAAACCTTGATTCCAGCCAGGAAATGTTTCGATCTGGTTTCCAAATGTGTGCCAAGGAAGTGCTGCAATACCTGGCAAAGCATGAAAATAGCAAGGATCTGAAATCTTCCCAGCTAGTCAACCATCTGCACCGAATGGCTTCTGAAGTCCTTCAGGGTGGAGGCAGCCGAAAATCTGGAGACATGTCCCCCAAAATGGTGGTGGACTTGAAGGAGAAGTCCAGCTCTTTGACCAAAatggctgagggacatgggaaaAACTGTGTGCCTGTTATACAGAGGACTTTTGCCCACTCCAGTGGAGAGCAGAGTGGCAgtgacacagacacagacagtgGGTATGGGGGAGAACTGGAGAAAAGTGACTCAAAATCTGATCAACAGTATTTCAAAAAGGATACAGAACTCAAATATACTGTGCAAGAGAGAATAAGCTCTATTAAACAGGAGACTGAGGACCCACCCGCCAAACGGACCAGGATAGAAACTTCAGAAGATGAAGGCCATTTTAGCAGTGATATGATTAGCTCTTCAAACAGCTTTTTGGGCCCTCACCCTCACCAGCCTCCTTTGTGCCTACCTTTTTATTTGATCCCGCCATCTGCAACGGCCTATCTGCCAATGCTAGAGAAGTGTTGGTACCCAGCGTCTGTGCCCGTCTTGTATCCAAgtctcccagcctctgctgcagcactTTCCGGGTTAATGAACCCAGATAAAATCTCTCCACCTCTGCTGATGCCTCAGAGACTCCCTTCCCCTATGCCAGCCCATTCCCCTATCGACTCTTCAGCCCTGCTTCAAGCTTTAAAGCATATTCCTCCTTTGAACTTGGAAACCAAAGACTAAGCAGAgtgtgacattttttttttttttaagtttgagaCTGTCAGTTTTATATAGCGGCTGGACTGAGGTGTGGGGATAAGGTTCATTGTGTATAGGAAGCTAAATCCTCTTTTCCCTGACTCCTCAGATAGCTTGGGAAAGGATGAAGGATGCACCAGGTTAGCCATTCAGAagagtttaaaaggaaaaaagaaaaaaaggtttctttgTGCTttacccccaaccctccccatcTACCAAGCAACAGCTGACTTAGCCAGCTAGGATTATATTTCAAAGCTGTGAAAAAATTTCCACAAGGCGGATTTAGGTTTTAGGGTCTGTGAATATAAAAATATGGTACTTCTCATGAGGGCTTTTCGAAGCAATGGCCCACCGCCAATGGCTTGAGCTGAGCTGATTTGTGTCCCCACCCAGTTGCCAGTATGTGacatctgacacacacacacacacacacacacacacacacac
The window above is part of the Alligator mississippiensis isolate rAllMis1 chromosome 12, rAllMis1, whole genome shotgun sequence genome. Proteins encoded here:
- the BHLHE40 gene encoding class E basic helix-loop-helix protein 40 yields the protein MERIPSAQPPPVCLGKLPALDSPDMPGLDFAHMYQVYKPRRGLKRSEDSKETYKLPHRLIEKKRRDRINECIAQLKDLLPEHLKLTTLGHLEKAVVLELTLKHVKALTNLIEQQQQKIIALQSGLQAGDLSSRNLDSSQEMFRSGFQMCAKEVLQYLAKHENSKDLKSSQLVNHLHRMASEVLQGGGSRKSGDMSPKMVVDLKEKSSSLTKMAEGHGKNCVPVIQRTFAHSSGEQSGSDTDTDSGYGGELEKSDSKSDQQYFKKDTELKYTVQERISSIKQETEDPPAKRTRIETSEDEGHFSSDMISSSNSFLGPHPHQPPLCLPFYLIPPSATAYLPMLEKCWYPASVPVLYPSLPASAAALSGLMNPDKISPPLLMPQRLPSPMPAHSPIDSSALLQALKHIPPLNLETKD